The window TAAAACAAGTGTGGATACATCTTTTTCATACGCTCAtctgtctcccaagtagcctTTTCCACCGAGTGATTTCTTATTTCTCAAAACCTTATCTTTCCAATCCAGAATAGTCACTGGCTCCTCATCATAAGAAAAATCTTGATTAATTTCCAAAGGTTAAGGAGCTATCACATGCGACAGATCTGAAACATAATGACGAAGCATGGAAACATGGAACATATCTTGCACTTTAGACAACTTTGGAGGCAACCCAAGCCTGTAAGCAACTTTACCAATTCTCTCGGTGATCATATATGGTCCAATGTACCTAAAACTTAGCTTACCTTTCTTACCGAATTGTACCACACCTCTCCACGATGAAAGCTTTAAAAATACCCAATCACCCACTTTATACACCCTGTCAGTGGCATGTTTATCTGCTAAGCTCTTCTGTCAATCCTGGGTcactttcaggttagacttaatcacctgaatattctgagtagtctcctccacTATCTCAGGGGCCTCCAAAACCCTTTTGCGAACTTCAGACCAACATAAAGGTGTACGACAATACCTGCCATAAAGTGCCTCAAATGGTGTCATACCAATACTTGAATGAAAACTATTGTTataggcaaattccatcaaatctaaccgcttatgccaagcatcaccaaactgtaaaACTGAAGATCTCAGCATATCCTCTAATGTCTGAATAGTCCTCTCTGATTATCCATCTGTCTAAGGATGATATGCTGTACTATAAAGTAATCTCGAACCAAGAGCTTCCTGGAATgctacccaaaacttagaaGTAAATCTAGGGTCACAATCCAAGACAATACTAACTAGAACTCCATGATACTTCACAATCTTCAATATAAATAATTCAGCTAATCGGGCTTAAAAAATACTTCTCCcttactggaataaaatgtgctgacttagtaagccgattaactatcacccaaatgctgtcataaccattatgtgtacgaggaagtttgtacacaaaatccatagtaatattttctcatttccACTGTGGAACAGGAAGCGGCTGCATCAACCTAAAaggcttcttcctttcagctttaacctactgacaaatggcacacctactcacatactcagcaatttctcttttcatacccggccaataataaaatggtcgaatggtatgatacattttagtacctcCAAGATGCATCGCATATGCCGAACAGTGCGCTTCATCCAagatttctttctttaattctgCATTATTCGACACTTACATTATGTTCTCCTGCATAAGCATAACATCAGTCTCTCGAATTAtgagatctttctttttcctctgaCTTCTTGCTTCAATTAACTCTTGGATTTCTTCATCATTCATCTGAGCCTCGAGcacacgatcaattaaaattggtctaacttggaaattagtaAGTAAAGCTTCTTCTCAATCTTCCACCCCTAACCTTACTCCAATGGACCTCAATTCTGCAAGAAGAGGGATACGACTAGCGTATAAAGCATTAAGTCTAACTGGGGTCTTCCttctaagtgcatcagccaccacatttgcacgaccagggtgatactcaatcatgcaatcataatcacttagCAACTCAATCCACCTCCAATGCCAAAGATTAAGATCCTTCTATGTaaaaagatattgaagactTTTATGATTTGTATAAATCTTACATTTTTCACCacaaagataatgtctccaaatcttcaaagcaaagataatggcTACTAATTCCAAATCATAAGTaaggtaattcatctcatgaggttttaattgtcgtgaagcataacCAATCACCCCACCAtgttgcatcaacacacatcccaaaccattcaaagAAGCGTCACTATAGATCTCTAAATTACCACTATCATTTGGGAATGCCGAAACAAGTgtatgagtgagacaatacttcaactgctggaagctccactcacaattatcatcccactcaaatttaacatctttccttgtcaacctcgtcagtggtaaagcaataactgaaaaatctttaacaaaccGTCGATAATAACTTGCTAGACCAAGGAAACTTCGTACCTCCATGACGGTTCGTGGCTGCTCCCAATTCTCAACGGCTGCTACTTTTTGAGGATCCACCAGAATACCTTGGGCAGATATAACatgtcccaaaaatgccacttgatctaaccaaacttggcatttgctaaacttagcatacaattggtgttccctcaatctcttcaacaccaaagtaagatgtcgaacatgctctgatttagacttagagtatacTAGAATATCGTCAATAAAGACAATAATAAACCTGTCtaaatatggctggaatactcgattcatcaaatccataaaagctgcagGTGCATTAGTTAATCCGAATGGCATcacaagaaactcataatgaccatatcaACTCCTAAAAGCTGTCTTAGTAACATCCTCACTTTTAATCTTCAattgatagtaaccagacctcaaatcaatcttagaaaatatGCAGGCGCCTCGAAGCTaatcaaataaatcatctatatacggcaatggataacggtttttaattgttagccgattcaattgcctataATTaatgcatagcctcaaagtcccatctttcttccTCATAAATAACACTGGAGCCCCTcagggtgaagtactaggccgaataaaacctttatcaactAATTCCTACAACTGaattttcaattccctcaatttaGCATGAACCATtcgataaggagtcaaagatATATGATCtgtacctggaagcaaatcaataGTGAACTTCACATCTCGGTCTGGCGAcaatccaggtaaatcatcAGGGAATACATTaggaaaatgcctgactactTTTACATCCTCCACACTACTAGAAGCAACATCATTCAACACTACATGAGCTAAATATCCTTGGCAACCTTTTGATAATAACCTTTTTGCTCTCATAATATAAATAACGTCATACCTCACCCCACTCTACTCACCCACAAAAGCAACCACAAGTAATCTAGGATGATAGAAAGTAACTATTTTTCCGTAACAATCTATATTGGCATGATTATAATGCAACCAAtatgtgcccaaaatcacatcaaaatcaacaatatctaacgggataaggttAGCTGGCATAACTAtatcctccaccatcactggacatcctggataTACACAATCAAAATAACAtatctcccctctaggcataacaaactctaaatgataccctagaggtgtaggatgaggttgcgtcacttgagcaaatgtatgagaaatgacAGAATGCATggcaccacaatcaattaaaactCTAGTAAAGtgaccaagaatgtttaacgtacccatgatcaagtccGGATGATTATGAGCATCTTATAAAGATATATTGTTAACACGTCCATGTGCTTGTTGTCATCCCCCACGACCTCTACTAGCTTGATTATTTCTCCCTTGCACACCACGGCCTTGACTTGGCTGACCAGATTGCCTCGAAGATCCTGCACTACTGGAAGCAATCTCTTCTTGCTAGGGCTGTCTTCCCTGGTACCACTGAGATCCACCAGCTGGAATGAGAAGATACGGAGTATAACCTCCAGAATACTAAGGATACCCACTCTGATAATAAGGATCATGGGAATACTGATACTGCCTTAAAACATAAGGAACGACGTCACCTTGATAATGGTAAGCACCATCACGACCCATCTGACCATAACTACCAAACCCTGGAACTTGCTGGATCAGCGTTAGTGGTGGCAAGGAAGGCTACCGGGGCCTCTGCTGGTTCTGAGGATAATTTATAGCTCTATGTCCTATCTGCCCCCAAGTAAAACATCCACTGCTGCCCCGCCTACACTCTTCAAAATGCTTATTGTTACATCTGCGACACAGCGGAGCCCTTCCTCTACTAGTATCCCCTTGTCTCTGGAATCTAGGATCCCCAGAAAATCTACCACCTCTTCCCTGACTAGTGGCACTAAAACCCCCGCTGGAAGAACTGGAACTAGCTCCACTTCGCTTAAAGCTCTGAGTCTTGGGAGGTTCTTAAGATGATTTACCTTTAGCtttatcatctttcttctgattaccatccttttcttcttcctcactctcACTAGGCATATTCtctgaatcctcaatcctcaacaaaatctcatagaactcTTGGTAAGAAGCACAAGGAGTAGTGGTCGCCATAAagcgccacttcttcttagtacccaatCTGAAACGACGGAGCATTTCAACCAGATTAGCAGCAATATCCGGATGATAACGAGACAAGTCAGTGAATCTCCTATAATACTCATTCGCCGTCATCTTCCCCTATCTCAATTGAGTACATTCTTGCTTCTTGCGATCAATATACTTAAGAGGAATAAACCTTTTCTGAAACAACCGTTTAAACATTTCCCAGTCAGCAATTTCCTCTGGGGTCAACTGATAAACCTCATGTTCCCACTAGGATGCTGGTTTTTGACCTAAGAACCATGTAGTCATCTCGACCCACCTTTCAAAAGGAAGATTCCCTTGACTTTGCATCACTCGGAAAGTCTTTTCAAGATGCTCGAGCCACCGTTCTGCCTCTTTATGTCCTTCATGAACctcaaacttatccaactttaagttatacatagtctccagggGAGTCCTCTGAAGAAGGCGAAGCGAAGACTGAATCGCATGAGCTATAACTTCCCCCAACTAAGCTATGTCAGGGAAATTAGGTTCAGCTAAACGATGTGGCTCTCTACGAGGCAGCATAGTTCTGAtagaagacaccaaaataattagaatattcacaaaatatgcaggactgccaaacctaggctctgataccaaactgacacaccccgaccgaaatcaaggtgtGCTAGCCATCATGTGAGGGTGACAtagccatgtgcacaatgctgaagcaataataatataagaaatgcgaataaataaaaaccaaactaaataGAGCACTAGATAAGATAAGGTGCAAGATGAAATAAGTGTGAATTTACAACCAGAGCATAAGttgcctaagtgcagtccagcaggacaaatactaattatacaacaccaaaGGTAATCCTACAATGGTGATAATTTATCAGAGCTGCCGTGGATTCCTCGCAAGCCACCAAAAGcactcctaactagaacctggaggggcgcaaaacagaaagtgtgagtgggcaaaaacaaagcttttcaaaaccatttcaattaccaaagatAGTAATCCTTCGCcttaaaacctgtataatttcccagaaaatagaatacatatctataccacaaccatgctcagaataacaaaattcacaaatatgccatgtcgaatatctcagcataaaaatatgtaagccaggtgatataaatcaatgcaaatgatatgtcagccggagtcacctaatgtgacctgtacggctgaatctagagctcatccatctagacggagtcacctaacatgacatgtacggctcaaatccacatctcaacaaatatacctgcacatgagtcggaaccacctaaagtggtctgtacgacaggactgggtgtaaataaatacgcttaagtgctacaatcacgtgaagactgtgcgaataatcgcgggtcacctacgagtcggaaccacctataatgGTTTGTACGGCacgactgtgcacctaacttggatccaagatgagtgtatggtgcaggaggtgaacatcacgtgaaagactgtgccctaaccacgggtgggagcactaacgcTGGGGTGTAGGTTTATaagctctcaacacatctcacataatcatcaattcacataaacaatctacaactcacctggtacttacctgagcgtccaccATGTCAAAACACAATATGCACATATCATACAAATTCATAGTCTAAGCATAAATCAATAGGCATGGCATTTGtaacataatttcatttaaatcgattttctgggaaaaatctcaagtatataggtatatacagaaaaccaaaagcccattcactggtatgtggaagggttaTAGCCCCCAAGCCTCaattgactgcgctcgtcctgaggataggtctcacctatatgcgaaacaactatataaacgttaatttaaagcacataaacaagactagctaataacttctcatacattgctcaaatggggtgtttgaatataccaacatgatctactTAACACCACAAACATCgccatattttaaaataatttttggatcaCCCACGCGCCAGTAAGGGCACGGCCAGacacgcccccacgcgcggccaacTCTAACGGAAACttaactgccgttaggaatattccgttaaatataCCTGACGCCATTAatcgccgttaggaatattccgttaaaattggCGAAATATTCTCATTTCTTCTCTGGTGGATCGCCGGACTTCGCCGTTGGCCGCCGTCTGTGTCATTGGAAACTTGAAAAACTTCAAAGCTTGATAACTCACTCATTTCAACACCAAAATTCATGAACTtttcaccaaaatgaagctctcAACTAGGAGAACATGATCTTACCACTTTGGAGCCTGAAAACAAACAGAATCTCACCGGGAAAACCTCGAATGCTCCGGCAAACTGTGCAACTCGACGAACTCGAGCTtctcgacgtccaaaacacttcaaaattcttCTTTGAGCTTCATGAAGATGTCCTAAAGCTTCCTGGAACCTTAAAACTCTCTGAAAAACTTCATGATCacgtttgcatgaacagtgcaccaaATCGGGAATTCTTGGTTCTCGGGTTTTTGAAGGCTTCACGTCCAACCAAGGGTATGGATGAGTTCCTGGGCTTGCTAGGAGTCCAAAACCAACCTTCAAAGCTTCGATCCATGCATGAAATGATTGGTTCAAGGTTTGTTCGTACAACTGTATGGAATTTGCAGAAAATTTGAAAGGGAGGAAAGAGAAGTTACATGGGTtaagggtgtgtgtgtgtgagtgtggtCCAGTTGGCAaccaaacaaaatcaacaaaatcttaCTTCCAATTAAGTCCAAAAAGTTAGGAAGAAAAATAGATTGGTCCAAAAGCTTAGCCCATTTACACACACAACCACACAACGTTcaagggcaaaatcatcatctcaCGCTATCGAAATAAATTTCAGGACAAGCTATCACAGTAACTGTTGCCCCCAAAATGTCAGTTTTGTAATTCTTATTATTGAAGAGGATTTTccagttttattttgtttcatgcAGATTAATTTGCCTGTATTCAAATCTAAATTGaatcatttcaattttaaaCAATTGATGTCGGGATAGGGGAATCGACATGCTTTTACCAACTTTGAGTTACATGTCCCTTGAAAATCGATAATTGAATTGTCTCTCTAAGGAAGAAATGCCATAGAGACATACTGTTAGGCAGAGCAAGGATACTGCTGAACTCTTTACAAGTCTTTTACAATGGAAGAGGATTTGGTCAGATCTCTCCCATCAAAGGTCCAGGATCAAGTGATttggaccattgaaatttgatccaacggctatatttattataatttttagaagaccccctgtttgtagctgttggattaaattttaacgACCCGTATTACTTAATCCTAGGCCTGTGATGGGAGAGATCCAGACCAGATCCTCTTCCCCTTAAAATTTAGTAATTGAATTgtcttcttttttaattattttttttatacaatgataTTGCAGGCATGGGATCTGGGCTAAGTCACACACCATAATTTGGCATCAAActagaattgaatttaaatccTGCTACTTATAAgtatagaaaaatattattagactaTAAAGCTAGAGAAATTTATAATTGAATCATTAGACTGCATTATAGTCACAGTTTTGTGAGTATGACCTAtgagtatataaaaaaaaacaaatgattaTTGAATCTTAATGTGTGACCTATGAGTATAGAAAAATGATTACTGAATCTTCGTGTATGACCTATGAGTATAGAAAAATGATTACTGAATTTTCATGTGTGACCTaataagtataaaaaaaaaattgattactGAATTTTCGTGTATGACCTATGAGGCTAtgagtattaaaaaaaaaaaaatgattgtcGAGTAAAACACgaatttacatatttttgaaAAAGCTATGTATTATTGTCGGCTGAATTTTATTGGTTTGTTTGGGCGTACCCACCCTCATTTAcccaaaaaagggaaaagagaaaagagaaaacagAAAGCTCTCGTCCTTCTTCTACAGCTTCTCTGGTAGCATGATCATCTCCTACCTCCTCTTCTTCATCAACTCTTAAGACTGACGCGCATTCAGATCCTTAGAAATTTGAGCATGGTGGAGAGGAACTATAATTATCAACTTGAGGTTGCGAGTTAGCAAAATTCGATTTGTGAAATCGTCCATTTCACAGTGTCTTTTTGAAGAAATTAGTTGGGACTTCCCTCAACCAGCTTGCCGGCAGGAAGAAAACTCACGGCTTTCGACGTCTTACAATACACAACTCTGGTGTGTGCAAGGTACCTTCGAGCTGTCCTGTTGTGAAAACATAGATCTGCTTGTAtaaccttctttttttcttttcttttttccccttTTGGTCAACTGCTTGTGTTATTCGTTTTGAATTGAAATCTTCATGGTGGATATCCTCTTGGTTTCttatctttaattttctttttaatatattccgattaaaactaagatctaaagtcttttatttttagaaaaagtacgatattcattgaagaTTGAAATATGTACAAATCGAGGATAGGGTGTTTATAGTGGACCTCAATAAAAACTTTGTCAAGGTTTTTAACTCGAAGGGAAAAAGATTGTACCGTACCAAAATTAACTACTAGTACTATCctctaataataaataaaaaattatatcagAAGGCTCTTCGAACCAAGAAATTGGATGATCAATAGTTAGACTAAACCTCGCAAGGCGATGAGTCACCTTATTTGTCTCTCTTCGACCAAATGTAACCTTCCATTGCTTGAATTCTTGAAGAAGCTGGCTTGTATCCTCAAACAGATGCCTGTACTGACCACTAAGTGTTGCACCTGTATTCTGAATTGCAGAAGTCACCAGCAGCGCATCCCCTTCCACCTGGACCTGTTTCGTTCCCCATTGCCGTAAGAACAACACTGTTGCACGTACAGCAGCAGCCTCTGCATGCAGCATCGATCTCACCCCTTCCTTCCTGATTGCCTTTGCTGCCATGAAACCTCCCTCCTAGTTCCTTACCACAATCCCAAAGCCTCCAACCGATCCCTTCTCATCCTATGCTGCATCAAAATTACACTTTATCCATCCAGATTCCGGAAACTGCCATCAAAATTACACATAACACATCTATTAGCTTTTTACATACTAAAATTAgaataatataaacgtaccaatagTGTGGTATAtatctaaataaaaattacataacatACCAAAATACTAATTTGTACACAAATTTGGATTACATAACATACCAATAACATACCAAATTATTGGAACGTTACATTTAGTAAATATGTGTagtttcatttaaaattttaaagtacgTTGGTATGTTTAAAATATcacgtttgattttttttttttttttttaacaatatattttttgtaagaTTTTAGGAGTATGTTATCTttcggaatttttttttttaatttattactattaaaAGGAGGGGAtgattcaaaactattacaataatttagatcTTGTCAcctagtactacggtctagtggtattccttttcacttgtacgTGGATGTCTTAAATTCGATTTTCGCCAAattcgaatttgaatcacattattgctagcccattgtgaggcttatcCCACTCCTCCACTCCCTAGTGTAGATGATatagtttgttcaaaaaaaaaaaaaccttagatATTTGGgctaagaaattaaaaaaccgAGCATCTAGATCAAAATACCTCCTAAATTATTTGGTGGTTAAGAGTCCTAAATGAGCTCCTCCCTAAAACTTAGAGAGGATTTGAAAAATTACATCTCGAATCAGACCTTCATTCCTAATACAAGTAAGCATACTAGAGCCAAGTTAGACCAAAATTAGACTATTATTATGTTTATCATTTCCTACATATTTCCAAAATTAGACCTGTAATATCATTTGCATCTCAGTGTAAAATCAGATATGTTTGGTACCTGGAAAATATATTCTCCATTTGCTTTCCAATTTGTAGATAATAACTCTTCTTCATGCATTCACTCCTGCAGATAGACTCTATTAAATAGCTGCAATGAGCACCGAGCAACAGAATGCTTCTTCGTCCTCTTACCGGTGCACATATGATGCTTTCTTGAGTTTCAGAGGCACAGATACACGCAAGGGCTTTACAGATCACCTCTACAAGACTTTGGAGTTGGAAGGAATCCACACTTTTAGAGATGATGATGAAATTGCGAGAGGAGCAAACATTGAACAGGAGCTACAGACAGCAATACAAGAGTCACGAGTTTCAGTCATTGTTTTCTCCAAGGACTACGCCTCTTCCAGGTGGTGCCTGAATGAACTTGCTATCATCATGGAACGTAAAAGAACAGATGGACACATGGTTGTGCCAGTTTTCTATGATGTGGAACCATCAGATGTCAGGAAGCAGACGGGCAGTTTTGCAGAATCATTTACTAGACATGAAAAGCGATTCAAGGACGAGATGGACAAGGTGGAAGAGTGGAGGCGAGCTCTTAGAGATGTTGCAGACTTGGGAGGGATGGTTTTAAGAGACCGGTAATTTTTCATTCTCTCCTATATTCAGTCAAGTAGATCAGATGCTAGTCTCAAGCTTGTGAaaattttagctttttttttttctgaaaaaataaaaaaaaataaaaaaataactttcttgtgttttttcttttggtctgAAAAGAAAGAACGTATTGTGCCTCATATATTTTGATATCAATAACACATAGGTACGAGTCGCAATTTCTCCAAGATATTGTTGAAGTGGTTGGAAATAAACTGGACTACATGACGAATAGGAGATTAAGAATTGATCCCTATGTGATTGGACGAGGTTACTATGTGAAAAGCCTAAACATGTGGCTGGAAGATGGATCAAATGATGTTGGAGTAGCTGTCATCCATGGAATGGGTGGAATAGGCAAGACCACCATTGCTAAAATTGCTTATAACCAGAACTTCTCTAAATTTCAAGCTAGCAGCTTTCTTTCAGATATTAGGGAAACTTCCAAACAAGCCAATGGTTTTGTTCACTTGCAAAGGAACCTTCTTTCAGATATCCAAAAGAGGAAAATGGAAAAAATATACAGCCTTGATGAAGGTATAGCAAAGATCAAACGGGTTGTATGTTGCAAAAGAGTTCTtattgttcttgatgatgtggaGAACTCGGAACAGTTCAATGCAATTCTTGGAATGCAAGACTGGTTCCATCCTGGaagtaaaattataataacaacTAGGCATGAACATTTGTTAAAGGCTCATGAAGTTGTAAGGTTTAAGGTTGAAGGATTACTTGAGTATGAATCACTTAAGCTTTTCAGTTGGCATGCCTTTGGACAACCCCATCCTCAAGAAGGTTACATGGAGCTTTCAAGACCCATACTAGAACATTGTGGAGGGGTTCCATTAGCTCTTCAAGTTCTGGGATCTTCTCTATATGGAAAAGCAATTGATTTTTGGAAAAATGCATTACACAACTTAGACGTGATTTCTGAGGGGAAAATTCAAAAGATTCTTGGCATAAGCTTTGATTCTTTACAAGATCATGAAAAACGTTTATTCCTGCATATAGCCTGTTTCTTCGTGGGAAAGGACAAGGATTTTACAACTACAATCCTTGACGAATGTGATTTTTCCACAGAGGTTGGACTTCAACATCTGGTTGATAGATGTCTTGTGGAAATTAATGTCCACAACAAGTTAATGATGCATCAATTACTTCAAGACATGGGAAGGGCAATAATTCGTGAACAATCACCTGAGGACCCTGGAAGACGCACTAGACTCTGGCATAAAGATGCATTTaatgttttgagaaaattaacGGTAAGAAACATGATCTTTATCTGTATATATTTGCAATGGTATTCTGCATGTAACTAGTAACTTATCCAATGCTCTTATTTGTTAGCAGGGTACGAGAACTATCAAGGGCCTCATGCTTAGCTTTCCCTCAACAGAGTCATCTCCGGTATTAAATGAGGTAGGTTTCGAAACAAAGGCATTTACAGAGATGCTCAATCTTGAATTACTTCTGCTTGATAATGTAAAGTTGAGTGGAAGCTATGAAGATTTTCCAAAAAATTTAATATGGCTATCTTGGCGAGGATTCTCTTTAAAATCAATACCAGCcaatttttgtttggaaaatctaGTTGTTCTTGACTTACGGAAGAGCAGTCTGCAACATGTTTGGAAAGGAACCAGGGTATGTTCtaatctctctctgtctctctctctctctctgtctctcaaaATACACACaatcaaaaataattttcagtAAAATTTAACTGTGTATTCATAGCAACTAATGACTTCTCTTTGACACAGTTTCTTACAAGATTGAAAATTCTTAATCTCAGTCATTCACATGGCCTTAGGACAACATCTGACTTGTCCGGACTCCCTAACCTTGAGAAACTAATTCTTAAGGATTGCATTAATTTGATTGATGTTGATGAATCCGTTGGAAACTTGGGGAAACTTATTTTTTTGAATCTAAAAGATTGCAAAAGTCTTATGAAGCTTCCAAAAAGAATGCACATGTTGAGGTCTCTCAAGGAACTTATTCTTACTGGTTGCTCAAAGCTTGTTCTTCATGACAGTGCCACGGTTATTCATTTACACTCTACATCTAGGGATATGAATAAACTTAGACTGTTATCAATTATATCATGGACACCAATCAGGTGGTGGTGGATGTGGGCATGGCCAGGAAAGACTCTTCAATCAACAAGTTTCTCTCTGGCAAGTTTACCCCGTTTTTTGGGAAGCTTAAGTTTGTCTTACTGCAACGTGTCAGAGGTTCCCAATGATCTGTGTACACT of the Pyrus communis chromosome 1, drPyrComm1.1, whole genome shotgun sequence genome contains:
- the LOC137727032 gene encoding uncharacterized protein; translated protein: MTANEYYRRFTDLSRYHPDIAANLVEMLRRFRLGTKKKWRFMATTTPCASYQEFYEILLRIEDSENMPSESEEEEKDGNQKKDDKAKVREEVVDFLGILDSRDKGILVEEGLRCVADLVDLSGTREDSPSKKRLLPVVQDLRGNLSGVRYDVIYIMRAKRLLSKGCQGYLAHVVLNDVASSSVEDVKVVRHFPNVFPDDLPGLSPDRDVKFTIDLLPVYSKSKSEHVRHLTLVLKRLREHQLYAKFSKCQVWLDQVAFLGHVISAQGILVDPQKVAAVENWEQPRTVMEKDLNLWHWRWIELLSDYDCMIEYHPGRANVVADALRRKTPVRLNALYASRIPLLAELRSIGVRLGVED
- the LOC137749482 gene encoding disease resistance protein RPV1-like — encoded protein: MSTEQQNASSSSYRCTYDAFLSFRGTDTRKGFTDHLYKTLELEGIHTFRDDDEIARGANIEQELQTAIQESRVSVIVFSKDYASSRWCLNELAIIMERKRTDGHMVVPVFYDVEPSDVRKQTGSFAESFTRHEKRFKDEMDKVEEWRRALRDVADLGGMVLRDRYESQFLQDIVEVVGNKLDYMTNRRLRIDPYVIGRGYYVKSLNMWLEDGSNDVGVAVIHGMGGIGKTTIAKIAYNQNFSKFQASSFLSDIRETSKQANGFVHLQRNLLSDIQKRKMEKIYSLDEGIAKIKRVVCCKRVLIVLDDVENSEQFNAILGMQDWFHPGSKIIITTRHEHLLKAHEVVRFKVEGLLEYESLKLFSWHAFGQPHPQEGYMELSRPILEHCGGVPLALQVLGSSLYGKAIDFWKNALHNLDVISEGKIQKILGISFDSLQDHEKRLFLHIACFFVGKDKDFTTTILDECDFSTEVGLQHLVDRCLVEINVHNKLMMHQLLQDMGRAIIREQSPEDPGRRTRLWHKDAFNVLRKLTGTRTIKGLMLSFPSTESSPVLNEVGFETKAFTEMLNLELLLLDNVKLSGSYEDFPKNLIWLSWRGFSLKSIPANFCLENLVVLDLRKSSLQHVWKGTRFLTRLKILNLSHSHGLRTTSDLSGLPNLEKLILKDCINLIDVDESVGNLGKLIFLNLKDCKSLMKLPKRMHMLRSLKELILTGCSKLVLHDSATVIHLHSTSRDMNKLRLLSIISWTPIRWWWMWAWPGKTLQSTSFSLASLPRFLGSLSLSYCNVSEVPNDLCTLSSLKHLNLIGNPILCLPQKMKGLIMLETLLLDNCTNLEILPELPPRLKKLEAKYCTSLKRLTNLPNLFRSLESLFWGCEHLVEVESLLNIKPLRSADIEMTRYMGLFNLKSIASTDVEMINYLTSTTRKAPVQVLYECGIYSIFFHGSKIPDGFSFTTRYRSVLSVIAPSHPNPKIRGLNSCVLYAREPGLVIDDYLVSAMHLIKVSNQTKGLMWTYSPVTVGFPTEKEDMLWLSHFRFGNNELEYGDEIRVSVEMHDFRIKEFGIQLVYEQERFPSSQNNIVAGDVSMSASEYQMWTGKYFLSNHRHRTHQAQFRMRQENPAHIEFSFGPERLFHKLFKAQGPLEIIGTECPADSSTASGHLFWGNKCFSYNVN